The sequence below is a genomic window from Streptococcus pantholopis.
AACACCTGTTGGATACCGGCAGCCCATATAATCAACGAACACTTCCTTATCAGAGTCTTCATCATGATAAATCACTCCTCTTCCAACAACCATTACTTTTTCTGTTCCATCTTGTAAATAGACAACTGTTCCCAATGGGTATAACGTATTTGACATTTTTAATCTCCTATTTCTTTATCTATAATCTTAATTTTAACATAACTTCCTCTATTAAAAAAGTACATTTGATCTTTTGCTAAATGGCTTTCTTTGGAGTCTTCCTTGTGTTCCACAAAACTTTGATCATACATTCTCATCGCCAAAAAAACAGTGGACAGATCTTCTTTTAGAATTCTGACAATCGTATTGGATTTAAAGAAAGTCGATTTCATGCTGGCTACTACAAAATGGAGACCATACTTAGGCCCTTCTGTAAACAACGTTTTAAACTGTTTATCAACAGTTGTAAAATGATCCAAAAAGGTTGCTAAATCTGGAATGATAATAAAAGTTTGTGTTTCTTTAGGCCTGTGTTTACGTTCTTCCAACTCTGTCTGCATTCGTTCAAACAACTGTTTAGACAGCTCACCATTAATATACACATCAGCCTCTTCTTTAAGATAGGCATAGTCATCAGTAACATCCACGACTAAAGTATGCCCTTTAGTATATAGCGCATTAACTGTTGTAACAAAATAATTCATGACTTTTTCAAGAGCAGAAACATTTTCTGATAAAATGACAATATGTTTTAAATGTTTAAAAGATAGATTGACACTTTCCACATGTACTGTATCTAAGCCAAGCGGTAATTCTCCCTCGTTAAGTGCTGCTTGGACACTGTCTATAGCCGCAAACTCTTCCATAGTCAGCTTCTCAGGCACAACAGGAATAGGAAGCGGACGCGGGCCCTGCCAAGCGCTGTCCATCTGAGCCACTAAGCTCTGGAGATTCTCCAGCAGCTCAAAATGTTCCTCCCCTCGTGCAGGCAAGGCCGCCTGAAAGACCTCCGGACCATCATAACGAATCAAGCCGCGGCCAGGAAGGTCCTCCATGATGTAATCATGACGGCCCATTAAGGTCTTGGTCTCATTCTCATCGGTCATCTTAAAGATCAGCCGACTCTTCATATTAGCCAGCAGAGCCGGCCGGATAACCCCTGAACGGCTGGCGGTAATCACCACATAAATCCCTAAGCTGCTGCCATCGCGGGCCACACTCTGAATCGTCCCTTCTAAATTGGGACCGATTTCGGTGTCCTCTCTCAAACTGTCGTAGCTGTCTATCATCAGAAAGACATAAGGCAGCCGGTCGCCGCTCATCTGCCGGTACATGGTCATGTTAGCCGCACTATAGCGGCTGAACAGCCGTTTCCTCCGAGCGATTTCCTCACGAATCCGCCGCATAAACTTCGGTAATTTTTCCGTATCTTCCAGAGACAGACTGTCCGCCACATGGGGCAGACGCCGAAGCGGCAGGAGCCCATTGGTACCAAAGTCAAACAGGTAAAACTGGACGTTTTCAGGCGTATGCTGATGAGCCAAATCCATAATCATGGTCTGCAGCAGGGTAGATTTCCCCATACCAGGGCCTGAATAAATCAAAAGGTTCCCCTGCCGTTCAAAGTTGTGGCTGATGATTTCCTGAGTCTGCAGGCGTGGCAAATCGACAAAGCCCAGTAAAGCCGACAGACTCGCCTTTTCCTCTTGCCAATGTTCCTTAAAGGAACCCGGCCGTAAGTCCTGCGCATAAATCCGCTCTTCTAAGGGCGGCAGCCAAGGTTTGGTCAGCTCACCAATGTGTTCCCTAGCCGCTACAGAACCGATTTCAGCCACCACTGCCTCCAGCTCTGTCGGCACCTCCTCGATAGTCTGGGCGCCGTCTAAACCCGATAAGTCGTGATTTAAAAGCTCATACTGACCCAAGCCATTGATGGCATAAATCGTCTGATCCACTATCCCCTGAGCCGCCTTCTCCGGCTGATAGGCAGCTCCCGACCAGGCCGACTGAAAGAGCTCATACACTTCGTTGTTGCCCACCTGTAAGTAAGCCCGGCCGGTCTGGGTAATCTCCGCCGCATCCGGCGTCTTAAGCATCTCCGTGGAATCCTGACGGTTGGCCACCTTCAAAGCAATCTTAAAGCGCGCATTGGACCAAATCTGATCGTTGACCACACCTGACGGCTTCTGGGTCGCTAGGATTAAATGCACCCCCAAGGACCGACCCAAACGGGCCGTCGACACCAAATCGTCCATAAAGTCCGACTGGTTGGCCTTCAGCTCCGCAAACTCATCACTGATGAGAAATAAATGAGGCAGTGGCTCTGCAGCCTCCCCTTCCTTATAAAGCTTCTGGTAGGCATTGATATGATTGACCCCGTACTGAGAAAAGAGCCGCTGACGCCGCTTCAGCTCCGCATCGATGGCAATCAAAGCCCGCCTGGACTGAGCCCCGTCCAGATTGGTAATCGTCCCTAAAAGATGAGGCAGGTCCTTAAAGAGATGGGCCATCCCTCCTCCCTTATAGTCGATTAAGAGAAAGCCCACATCATAAGGGTGAAAGCTGACCGCCAGACTTAAAATATAAGACTGAATCAACTCCGACTTCCCTGACCCTGTAGTCCCCGCAATCAAACCGTGCGGCCCGTGCGCCTGCTCATGCAGGTCCAGCGCCACCACATCCTCCTGACCCCTCAGCCCTAAAGGGACCGACAAGGTCCGGTGGGGCGCATGCAAAGCCCAGCGCTCGGCAATCCCTAACTCACTGACCGTCTCCACACCATAAAGCTCCAAGAAGGAAACCGTCTCTGGAATTGTGCTTTTCAGATTCTGCAGGTGATTGAGAGGCGCCAAGCGTCTGGACAGGGCTTCCTTATCATAGCCCAAAGGAAAATGGTCCAAGGCAAAAGGCACAGCCCGAAGCTCCCCTTCCTCCAAGACCAGCTCCCCCTTGTTGCGGTCTTTGATGGTGATGATGGTCTGCACATTCTCAGACAGGCTGGACAGCACATCCTCCACAAAGACCAGAGAACAGCCCAGAGCCGTCGGGTCCTCTGTGAAGAATTCCATAATCACATGATCCATGATTAGGGTCCGATCCGTCACCAAAACCACATAGTGCGGCGTAAAGAGCGTCTGCTCTTTCTGCCCTTCCTGCTGCCTTGCCTGGCGCACCTTTAACATCTGGTTGAGACTGGTTAAGACCTGATCCCTGGTCCGCTGGTTGTAAACCAGACCCCGAACATTGAGCGCCTGGAGCTTAGCATGCGGCAGCCAGCGCAGCCAGGACCATTCGGACACCTCCGCTTCCGGAAGCACCACCACAAACTGCAGATCATGATAAGAATGAAAGAAGGCCAGCTGACGCACCATCAGCTGAAGCTGCTCCAAAACTAAAGCTCTGGGACCCGTATAGCCCACAGGTCCCTGCATGAGATTAGCCACAATGGGCAGATCCGACAGCCTGCGGCTCTTCTGATAAAGCTGATAGCCCTGCGCCTCCAGAGGGTCGGTCTGACCGCTCCGCTCCGTCTGACTGTACTTCAGCGGATAGCTGGTCGCCACCTCGCCCAGACCCAGACGGTAGTGCAGCGCATCGAACTGCTGCAGGGTCTTTTCATAAATCCGGTGGTGGTACTGAGCCGCCAGATTATCCAGTGTCACCGGATCCGGATAGTGATAGAACTGGCCCTGACGCTGGCGTCTGGCTAAGCCTTCCAGCTCCACGGCCTTATCGGATAAGTAGCGCTGATAGTGGGCGACCCGGTCTTTCTTATCCCGCTTATACTGCCGGCGCCTTTTAAAGTAGTTGCTTATGGCAAAAATCACCGTCACCGTGGACATGGCCATGGTGATGATGATATAGATCCCACGAGGCTGAATGATAGAGATGACAATCAAGAGCGACACCATAACCAAAGGCGGCAGAATCAGGCGCAAAAGCCCGTCTTCCGGCTTTTTAGGCTCCTTTTCCGGCGCATTGATGGTCACCGGATCTTCCGAGCTCCGATAGATGATGCGGGGCGAGCGGTGGTAGTCCGGATAGCCCTCATAAAAACCATAATGGGACTGCGGCATTGCAGCCAGAGCCTCTGAAACCTGAAAGGCCCCGCTCACCCACAGCTCTTCATCATAGACCTTGATGAGGAGCCCAGCCATACTGAGTTCATCCCCCAAAGCCAGCTCCCGCACACTTAGGCTCAGGCGCTGGTTATTGAGATAGAGCTCACCTGACAGGAGGTGCAGCTCCCAAGTCTGCTCCTTACGCTGCAGCCAAAAAGAAGCAGGACTGTCCTTTAAATAGAGATCGCTCCCCGGACGGTCCCCAACCAGGAGCTCCTGCTTGTCCAGCAGGTTGTAAACCTGCCGGTCACCGGCTGCCCTGTAAAAGGTCAGCCCGTCAAGTTTCAGCCCGTCAGTAACTGAGCCGCGCTTTCCCTCATAAACATAAGTCAGCCCCTGCTCATCGCAGTGCAAGGTCACAGGCGCAGCTAAAGACTTGATAAGGACCGAACAGGGCTCAGACGAAGCCAGCACAGCCTCCTGCCCCTCAGACAGGGATAAGCTATAGCGATAACGGTCAGTATAGATAGCAATAGCGTTTGTCATAAACTCCCCTTATTCCTCTTTTGAAGCCGCCGTCTGAGACGAATCCTGCTCACTGGCTGCAGCCTTGGCATCATCACCGTCATTGAGACTGGTCTGCCGGTCTTCCCAGTATTTTTCATATTCCGACTGGAGGGTGCCAAGCTCCTCTTCGCGCTCGCTTCCGGACAGGCTGTCATCATTGCGGACTTCCTGAATCTTTTGCACCAAACCATAGATAATCAAATCCGAATCATCCAAGCGCTTTGCAATGTCAATGGCCTCATCATTGCGTTCACGGCCGCTCTCAATCCAGTAGTCCAGATAGAGTTCATCTGATTTCAGACTGACATTGTTCAGGATAATCTGCCTCTGATCGTCTGAAAGTTTCAGCACCTGAATATAGGCGTAAGCCAGCTCGTACTTCTGCGTATAAGGAAGAGAGCCCAAATCAACATCTTTCAGCTTATCGATCACACCCGAGTAGTCCAGCTTGATAAAAGCCGTATCGGCTTCCAGCATTTTTTCTTTGAAAGGATTGCGGACAAAAACCAAGTAAGCCAGAGGCAAAAGCAGCATAATCAAGCCGGCTGTCAGCCAGATAGAGGCATACTTGTAGAGTTTGTGACGGGACTTATTGACCAGAACAAGGCTTTCCCCTTCCTGCTGCAGCCGCTGGCGGTAGCTGGTCTCCAGCTCCGAGCGAAGTTCCGCAACAGTCTGCAGAGGCCGCAAAGCCTTTAGAAAGTCCGGCAGTTCGACGACATCCAAAGCCCCATTATAAAGAGCCAGAAAATCATGCTCGGTAAAAAGGCTGATAATAAAGCATTTGGCCTGCTTGACAAAGTCCGGCCTGTCCATCTGAGAGGGCACCATGATTTCAGGAAGCCCCCGATAAGCGATTTTGAGCTGCTGGTCTTTGGTAATGAACAGATTTTCCGGATGCAGAAAAAAGGTCACCGGCAGGCTGAGCGCCTGCTCCAGATCCAAAAGATTAAGAGCCAAACGCAGGCGTTCAGACATCAAGCGTTTCTTTACCGCCTCATAGCTGAGACCGTCCTTGGGCAGAGCATAAGTAAAGGTAATATCATCGTCATCAAAAACCGTTGTCTGCTCCAAAAAGAGAGGATGGTGCAAATCCAAAAGCACCAGCTCCTCCAAAGTCTGACTGGCTACATCTGACCGCTTCAAGGTCAGCTGCCACTGGCTGTCATCTTTGTGATAAATAAATGCCTGCTCCAAAAAATCAAGATGCACCTCTCTCACTTACAAAACCTCCTCAATGTCAATCACATCACCCGTTGTCACAGGAAAATCCGACAAATTTTTCCCCTCATCCAAAAGCAGCCCCTTATTGACAACCCTCAGCTGATACTTGCGGCGCTTTTTCTCATAACCAAAAATACTGTCCAGCTCCTCAATGAGCTTAACCACCTCAATCTTTCGGGGAATCCGAATATCCATCACCTTCCCCTGCCAAACCAAACTCACATTAATATGATCCATCACACCACCAACAACAAGATACAAAGGGCGTTCAAGCTCACAGCAAAAATAGGAGCCTGACCGCCGAGTCACTAAAGACTCAAGAGAGGGCTGCACTCACAGAGTAGCCACATTCGTACGTCAGCATACGCTTCCTACGACTGCGTCTCTTTTTTGCCAAGAGCTTAGCCCGTGTTCAATTAACAAGATACAAAGCCCGTTAAAAGAGCAAAGCAAAAATAGGAGACTGGACGAAGAGCCGCAAGGCTCTAGGACAGGCTATCTTTTTTGCACAGCTCTTAGGGCGTGTTCAATTCCAGCAAGATACAAAGCCCGTTAAGAAATCCGTATGAAAATAGGGGATGGCAAGTGATGCTTGCATCACACTGGCAGCCATCTTTTTCACTAGGATTTTAGGGCGTGTTCAATTCACCAAGATACAAAGGGCGTATAAAACGCAAAAGGAAAATAGGGGACTGACTGACGAATCGCCAGATTCTAAGTCAGGACATCTTTTTCCCGCAGCGTTTAGCCCGTGTTCAATTCATCAAGATACAAAGGATCCAGCCTTTTCACATTCCTATGTTTGAAACAATCACTTACTTCTTATTTATTCGCATTCGGACAGAACCAAGGGAACTGCACACCCTTTTTTAGCAGGTCAGTCCGGCTGCTCTTCCTTGCTTGCCAGAAAACTCAGAAGACCGGCTCCGCCGACAAGCAGCAGGCAGACAGCACTGTAGAGATAGCCTGCCGGACTTTCCTTGGTCTGGCTGTCAGCATCCAGCTTTGTGGCATAGCGGTTGGAATCCCCGTCAGCAAACAGGCTGTTCAGCTGATAGATATCTGTCTTTTCCTGCTTTTGAGCAAAAAGCTGGGCCAGACGGCTGTCCAGCTCATCGGACCGGTTTTCCTTTACTTCCTTTAACTTTTGCGTATCGGCTTCAGAAAAGAGCGAAGCCAGAATTTCTGACTGCTGGTAGAAGGCCTGCTCCTCCTCCTGCTCGATACGTCTGCTGTCAAGTTTCAGGCTGTTATCCTTCAAATCAGAAGCAAAGGCGGGTATGGCCTGCCAAAGGCAAAACCATACCCCGATTAAATAAAGAATTTTTTTCATGTTTACGCCTTCGACCATTTCCTTAGATTAAAGGACCAGCTAAAGAAGACATTGACTGCTGTCAGTGCCAGCACCGCTGCAATCAGCAGCAGGAAGACTGCAAGACCTGCAGCAGAACTGTCAAAATAAGCCGACAGATAGCCTTCCAAAAGTGAAAGGGGGTTGAAACGTTTCAGAAGGGTCAGAATCCGGTTCAGACCGACTGTTGTCCCAATGGCATTGGACAAGTAGACAAAACTCATCATCATAAAGAGAATGAGCCCCATACCGACAGCTTTCAGGTTTTTCAGCAGGAAGTACTGTCCTTGTGTCAGCAGGAAACTAAAGAGCGTTACCAAAAGCACCCAAGAAGGCAGCAGTTCGGCGCTTACTCCCAGCTGACGGCCGGACAGAACACCCAGCAAAATCCCGATAGCAGCTGCTAACAGGCTGAGAATCCCGACATTTAAAATATCGGTATGCGCCAAGCGGTCTGTGGTAAACTTGTCTTTGGCTTTTTTAATCACATTATAATTTGCAAACAGATAAGCCATAAAGAATGTCACCACTTCCAGCAGTAAAATCCAAGTGAAAGGACGGTAGACATTGACCGAAGCCTTGACTGATGAGGAAGATTCGCCGACCGGATTGGAAAGGAACTTCAAGAGCACATCATTAGCTACGCCATCGCTGTAAGCGTTGTTTAGCACCTTGACAAAAGCTTCAACAAAATCGCCGCTCTCTTCCAGTTCTTCATTAAAGGCAGCCATCAAATCTTCGGCATCCTTAGAGAGCTTCTGACTGTCATTCTGTGCTGATTCAACACTTTGATTAAAGGAGGCAAACACACTGTTGACTTGATCGGCCTGTGTCACATTAGCCTCCGATGACGATTTGGCATTGGCTGTCGCTGACAGAAGCGACTGCAGTTCAGAACTCAGGGAAGTCAGGCTGCTGTCAGACGCAGACAGTTTTTCCGAAGCCGAACTTTGCAGAGTGCTGACATTATTGACCTGATTCTGCAAATCAGAAAGTGCCTGCAGCTGATCGCTGATGTTAGTGGTTACCGTTTCGTTAGTTTTTTGAACTTCAGCAATCTGAGTAGCCAGGCTGTCACGCTGCCTTTCTAAATCTTTTATTTTTTGCTGCAGTCCGCTGTCGCTGATGCCGGATAAATTGGCATCAATAGCATCGGCCAGAAGATTGGCCATCAGATCCTTGGCATTTTGCCCGAACACAGCCATCAAAGTGTTGACTTTATCGTATTCCCCGTTAATTTCCTCAACCTTACGGGCATAGGCCGCCTCTGCTTTACGGTAAGCTTCTTCTTCCGTTGCCAGACTGGCAACACTGATGCCGTTAATCACAATCTGAATGCTTTCGGAAGTATCGGAAGGAATATTATCATTATAAGTATAGTCGAAACTAAAGCTGTTTCCGGAATCGCTCAAGTCCACATCAACATCCTGAGTCGCAGTCCCCTTATTTTCTCCGTTGAGCGACCAGCTGTTCAGAGTGATGTGGCTGGGAACCACAATACTGACCTTGGCAGAGAGCGAGCTGGTTTGGCTGACTGATACTGTCTCATAGTCATTCTTTCTGTCTTCCAGGTCCTTTTTGGCATCAGTCAACTCCTGCCGCAAAGCCGCATTGCCTGTCGGAGTTGAGTTGTAGACGGCAGCCTGACCGATGTTGAAGGCATGGACACTGTCAGCCGCATCGCCGTCAAGAACTGTCATGTCACTGATTAAATCATTAATCCCCGTACTGTCAGCTGCTGGCAAGTTATCAATAGCACTGGTGAGCTGGCCGGTCATCCCAGCCGGTTTCAAAAGATCAAAGAGTGTTAAATCAGCAGTGTCCTTTTGATAAGTTGTTTTCAGATAAGATTCGACAAAGCTGCTGATATCATTTTTAGCACTGCTGATATTGGTTTGCTCTGTTGCCAGTGCTTCTTTCAGGCTGGCAATGGCTTCATCCAGACTGGTGACACTGACACCGCTGGCAGGTGCAGCCACAGCTCCTCCATTTGCAGGCAGTGCATCGCTGGCAGCCTGAATCTGGCTGCTCAGGTCTCCCTGTGCTTTTTGCAGAGCAGTTAAGAGCGTTGTGATTTGTCCCGAGAGCACCTCACGGTTCATTTCCATTAAGGCTGTCACAAATTCTCCGTATGAGATTTGGTCTTGTGCCCTTTGCTCAACCAGACTGTTCAAGTTACCGTTAAAACTTTGCTGAGAAGTATCCAAGTTTCCAAAGAGTTCTGCTGAACTGCGCAGGGTCTGCACCAAGGCCTCATTAGCGGTCAGAGAGCTGCCTGAGCTGGAAACCAGAATTGGAAAACCATTCTGCAGGGCTGTCGCTGCTCCCAAAAGATTGGCCCTGTAAACACCGACATTGCTGCTTTGTTCTTCAGTAATAGCCTGAATATTTAGCTGAGCCGTATAGAGGTTGCTCAGGATGCTGGCCATGTACATATCCACCAGCTGGCTGTTCAGGTCAGCTACAATGTCCTTGCCCAGCTTAGCCGCTTCAGTCTCCAGCTGCTGGTTGCCGTTAGCATTGACTTCATACTTGACATTGACTTGGTCGACATTGACATTGTTGATATCAAGGACTTTCTTTGAAAAATCACTGGGAATGGTCACCGCCAGCTGATATTTCCCGCTTCTGAGACCGCTGTCTGCCGTCCCGCGGCTGACCACAAACCAATTTTGGCTGTCGTCTCTTTCGATTGTCTTAATATAGCTTTCTCCCAGACTGTAGCGCACACCGTCC
It includes:
- the esaA gene encoding type VII secretion protein EsaA, with the translated sequence MNKKFITYLLSILAVLALLAAAAGLNMAVWRQNETANQKTSQQSKLNVAIVNEDRAIMSTDGVRYSLGESYIKTIERDDSQNWFVVSRGTADSGLRSGKYQLAVTIPSDFSKKVLDINNVNVDQVNVKYEVNANGNQQLETEAAKLGKDIVADLNSQLVDMYMASILSNLYTAQLNIQAITEEQSSNVGVYRANLLGAATALQNGFPILVSSSGSSLTANEALVQTLRSSAELFGNLDTSQQSFNGNLNSLVEQRAQDQISYGEFVTALMEMNREVLSGQITTLLTALQKAQGDLSSQIQAASDALPANGGAVAAPASGVSVTSLDEAIASLKEALATEQTNISSAKNDISSFVESYLKTTYQKDTADLTLFDLLKPAGMTGQLTSAIDNLPAADSTGINDLISDMTVLDGDAADSVHAFNIGQAAVYNSTPTGNAALRQELTDAKKDLEDRKNDYETVSVSQTSSLSAKVSIVVPSHITLNSWSLNGENKGTATQDVDVDLSDSGNSFSFDYTYNDNIPSDTSESIQIVINGISVASLATEEEAYRKAEAAYARKVEEINGEYDKVNTLMAVFGQNAKDLMANLLADAIDANLSGISDSGLQQKIKDLERQRDSLATQIAEVQKTNETVTTNISDQLQALSDLQNQVNNVSTLQSSASEKLSASDSSLTSLSSELQSLLSATANAKSSSEANVTQADQVNSVFASFNQSVESAQNDSQKLSKDAEDLMAAFNEELEESGDFVEAFVKVLNNAYSDGVANDVLLKFLSNPVGESSSSVKASVNVYRPFTWILLLEVVTFFMAYLFANYNVIKKAKDKFTTDRLAHTDILNVGILSLLAAAIGILLGVLSGRQLGVSAELLPSWVLLVTLFSFLLTQGQYFLLKNLKAVGMGLILFMMMSFVYLSNAIGTTVGLNRILTLLKRFNPLSLLEGYLSAYFDSSAAGLAVFLLLIAAVLALTAVNVFFSWSFNLRKWSKA
- a CDS encoding DUF4176 domain-containing protein — translated: MSNTLYPLGTVVYLQDGTEKVMVVGRGVIYHDEDSDKEVFVDYMGCRYPTGVNPDNTIFFNQENIDRVVFEGLKDAEEERFQQVYEDWLKKVTVPKKEIN
- the essA gene encoding type VII secretion protein EssA; this translates as MKKILYLIGVWFCLWQAIPAFASDLKDNSLKLDSRRIEQEEEQAFYQQSEILASLFSEADTQKLKEVKENRSDELDSRLAQLFAQKQEKTDIYQLNSLFADGDSNRYATKLDADSQTKESPAGYLYSAVCLLLVGGAGLLSFLASKEEQPD
- a CDS encoding EsaB/YukD family protein, with amino-acid sequence MMDHINVSLVWQGKVMDIRIPRKIEVVKLIEELDSIFGYEKKRRKYQLRVVNKGLLLDEGKNLSDFPVTTGDVIDIEEVL
- the essB gene encoding type VII secretion protein EssB, yielding MREVHLDFLEQAFIYHKDDSQWQLTLKRSDVASQTLEELVLLDLHHPLFLEQTTVFDDDDITFTYALPKDGLSYEAVKKRLMSERLRLALNLLDLEQALSLPVTFFLHPENLFITKDQQLKIAYRGLPEIMVPSQMDRPDFVKQAKCFIISLFTEHDFLALYNGALDVVELPDFLKALRPLQTVAELRSELETSYRQRLQQEGESLVLVNKSRHKLYKYASIWLTAGLIMLLLPLAYLVFVRNPFKEKMLEADTAFIKLDYSGVIDKLKDVDLGSLPYTQKYELAYAYIQVLKLSDDQRQIILNNVSLKSDELYLDYWIESGRERNDEAIDIAKRLDDSDLIIYGLVQKIQEVRNDDSLSGSEREEELGTLQSEYEKYWEDRQTSLNDGDDAKAAASEQDSSQTAASKEE
- the essC gene encoding type VII secretion protein EssC gives rise to the protein MTNAIAIYTDRYRYSLSLSEGQEAVLASSEPCSVLIKSLAAPVTLHCDEQGLTYVYEGKRGSVTDGLKLDGLTFYRAAGDRQVYNLLDKQELLVGDRPGSDLYLKDSPASFWLQRKEQTWELHLLSGELYLNNQRLSLSVRELALGDELSMAGLLIKVYDEELWVSGAFQVSEALAAMPQSHYGFYEGYPDYHRSPRIIYRSSEDPVTINAPEKEPKKPEDGLLRLILPPLVMVSLLIVISIIQPRGIYIIITMAMSTVTVIFAISNYFKRRRQYKRDKKDRVAHYQRYLSDKAVELEGLARRQRQGQFYHYPDPVTLDNLAAQYHHRIYEKTLQQFDALHYRLGLGEVATSYPLKYSQTERSGQTDPLEAQGYQLYQKSRRLSDLPIVANLMQGPVGYTGPRALVLEQLQLMVRQLAFFHSYHDLQFVVVLPEAEVSEWSWLRWLPHAKLQALNVRGLVYNQRTRDQVLTSLNQMLKVRQARQQEGQKEQTLFTPHYVVLVTDRTLIMDHVIMEFFTEDPTALGCSLVFVEDVLSSLSENVQTIITIKDRNKGELVLEEGELRAVPFALDHFPLGYDKEALSRRLAPLNHLQNLKSTIPETVSFLELYGVETVSELGIAERWALHAPHRTLSVPLGLRGQEDVVALDLHEQAHGPHGLIAGTTGSGKSELIQSYILSLAVSFHPYDVGFLLIDYKGGGMAHLFKDLPHLLGTITNLDGAQSRRALIAIDAELKRRQRLFSQYGVNHINAYQKLYKEGEAAEPLPHLFLISDEFAELKANQSDFMDDLVSTARLGRSLGVHLILATQKPSGVVNDQIWSNARFKIALKVANRQDSTEMLKTPDAAEITQTGRAYLQVGNNEVYELFQSAWSGAAYQPEKAAQGIVDQTIYAINGLGQYELLNHDLSGLDGAQTIEEVPTELEAVVAEIGSVAAREHIGELTKPWLPPLEERIYAQDLRPGSFKEHWQEEKASLSALLGFVDLPRLQTQEIISHNFERQGNLLIYSGPGMGKSTLLQTMIMDLAHQHTPENVQFYLFDFGTNGLLPLRRLPHVADSLSLEDTEKLPKFMRRIREEIARRKRLFSRYSAANMTMYRQMSGDRLPYVFLMIDSYDSLREDTEIGPNLEGTIQSVARDGSSLGIYVVITASRSGVIRPALLANMKSRLIFKMTDENETKTLMGRHDYIMEDLPGRGLIRYDGPEVFQAALPARGEEHFELLENLQSLVAQMDSAWQGPRPLPIPVVPEKLTMEEFAAIDSVQAALNEGELPLGLDTVHVESVNLSFKHLKHIVILSENVSALEKVMNYFVTTVNALYTKGHTLVVDVTDDYAYLKEEADVYINGELSKQLFERMQTELEERKHRPKETQTFIIIPDLATFLDHFTTVDKQFKTLFTEGPKYGLHFVVASMKSTFFKSNTIVRILKEDLSTVFLAMRMYDQSFVEHKEDSKESHLAKDQMYFFNRGSYVKIKIIDKEIGD